A genomic region of Trifolium pratense cultivar HEN17-A07 linkage group LG3, ARS_RC_1.1, whole genome shotgun sequence contains the following coding sequences:
- the LOC123917421 gene encoding centromere protein V: protein MEAEKVVHTGGCHCKSVRWRVLAPSSVEVWDCNCSNCYMRANVHFIVPAGKFELLGNSAEFLTTYTFGSHTAKHTFCKVCGITSFYYPRSNPDGVAVSFRCVDSGTLTHVEIKHFDGKNWERSYNESGISSRSKEQK from the coding sequence ATGGAAGCTGAAAAAGTGGTGCATACAGGAGGCTGCCATTGTAAGAGTGTAAGGTGGAGAGTGCTTGCTCCTTCTAGTGTTGAAGTATGGGACTGCAACTGCTCAAACTGCTATATGAGAGCTAATGTTCATTTTATTGTACCTGCTGGCAAATTTGAGCTTTTGGGAAATTCTGCTGAGTTTCTTACAACTTACACGTTTGGTTCTCACACTGCAAAGCACACATTCTGTAAAGTATGTGGTATAACTTCATTCTATTATCCACGCTCAAACCCAGATGGAGTTGCAGTTTCATTCAGGTGTGTCGATTCCGGAACATTGACACACGTTGAAATCAAGCATTTTGATGGGAAGAATTGGGAACGCTCATACAATGAGTCGGGCATTTCTTCACGTTCAAAGGAGCAGAAGTGA